A genomic segment from Verrucomicrobiia bacterium encodes:
- a CDS encoding Yip1 family protein: MIKALLLIFLPQPTWEHIAGVQRKAFVLFLTYLLPLLLITTFAECYGLVHWGKPRGQVEHVTRFTVAQATVFGVGRILSSIAIVLILAKLIKALGETFHGRHSIHQVFTLAAYSLSPLFVVRIFNMFPGVSPWLTWVIGLVLSLAVLYHGLPVIMKPDPPHAFGLYLMSSLMLTIVTGLICFLTVWYLRGKFVKLDDAISNLIKSAT; encoded by the coding sequence ATGATAAAGGCGTTGCTACTGATCTTTTTGCCGCAACCGACATGGGAACACATCGCAGGCGTGCAGAGGAAAGCATTCGTTCTGTTTCTCACGTATCTGCTGCCGCTCCTGCTCATCACAACGTTCGCTGAATGTTACGGGCTCGTGCATTGGGGAAAACCGCGCGGACAGGTGGAACACGTCACCCGGTTTACGGTCGCGCAAGCCACGGTTTTCGGGGTGGGACGCATCCTCAGCTCGATCGCCATCGTGCTCATCCTGGCGAAGTTGATCAAGGCCCTTGGCGAAACGTTTCACGGCCGGCATTCAATCCACCAGGTGTTCACGCTGGCGGCGTATTCGCTGAGCCCGCTGTTCGTCGTGCGCATCTTCAACATGTTTCCGGGGGTGTCACCGTGGCTGACGTGGGTGATCGGGCTGGTTCTGTCGCTCGCTGTCCTGTATCACGGGCTGCCCGTCATTATGAAGCCGGATCCGCCGCACGCGTTCGGCCTTTATCTGATGAGCTCGCTCATGCTCACGATCGTCACGGGATTGATTTGCTTCCTCACGGTGTGGTATTTGCGCGGGAAGTTCGTGAAGCTCGATGACGCCATTTCGAACCTGATCAAGTCTGCAACATGA
- the mnmE gene encoding tRNA uridine-5-carboxymethylaminomethyl(34) synthesis GTPase MnmE: protein MIAINDTIAAIATPLGEGGLAVIRISGNNAIAVAESCFTPVGKGSGKLSSAATHTLHYGRISRSGEVVDEVLAAVMRAPRTFTCEDVVEITCHGGVVPAKAVLDTVLQAGARLAHPGEFTRRAFLNGRIDLAQAEAVADIIHARTDLALRAANEQLAGKLSGRINMLRDDLVKTLAHVEAHIDFPEEDIAPETRDQLLSRLSRGVEFIDELLKTADEGQILRRGIRAAIIGRPNAGKSSLLNQLLGHERAIVSPIPGTTRDTIEETANIRGLPVIFVDTAGLREARDQIEVEGIRRSRHMADVADLVLHVIDQSEPLTESDRALLADFAGKKRVVVRNKTDLPAQLQLPGLIEAEAISVCSVSGKGVEQLKDAMTRLVWSGGVGGEMSQVMINSRHQDALARSRSALCRTIEALSAGDTLELAAMDLRIAVNAIGEIVGKTTTEDLLDMIFSQFCIGK from the coding sequence ATGATTGCCATCAACGACACCATAGCGGCGATCGCCACCCCACTCGGCGAAGGCGGCCTTGCGGTGATTCGCATTTCGGGCAACAACGCGATTGCGGTCGCCGAGAGCTGCTTCACGCCGGTCGGAAAGGGTTCCGGAAAACTTTCATCGGCCGCCACCCACACCCTGCATTACGGGCGGATCAGCCGCAGCGGAGAAGTTGTGGACGAAGTGCTGGCGGCCGTCATGCGCGCGCCGCGAACATTCACGTGTGAGGATGTTGTTGAGATCACGTGCCATGGCGGTGTTGTGCCGGCGAAGGCGGTTCTCGACACCGTCCTGCAGGCGGGTGCGCGGCTGGCCCACCCAGGCGAATTCACGCGTCGCGCCTTCTTGAATGGGCGCATTGACCTGGCGCAGGCAGAAGCCGTCGCGGACATAATTCATGCTCGCACTGATCTGGCATTAAGGGCTGCCAATGAACAGCTCGCGGGGAAGCTGTCCGGCCGCATCAACATGTTGCGCGATGACCTGGTAAAGACACTCGCGCATGTGGAAGCGCACATTGATTTTCCCGAGGAGGATATTGCACCGGAGACGCGTGACCAGTTGTTGAGCCGCCTCAGCCGGGGCGTGGAGTTCATTGACGAACTGCTGAAGACTGCGGACGAAGGCCAGATTTTGCGGCGCGGCATCCGCGCCGCGATCATCGGCCGGCCGAATGCAGGCAAGTCGAGCTTGCTGAACCAGTTGCTGGGACACGAGCGTGCCATCGTGTCGCCGATTCCCGGAACAACACGCGACACGATCGAGGAGACCGCCAATATCCGGGGATTGCCGGTGATCTTTGTCGACACTGCCGGCCTTCGCGAGGCGCGGGACCAGATCGAAGTGGAAGGAATCCGCCGCAGCCGGCACATGGCGGATGTTGCAGACCTTGTCCTTCACGTCATCGATCAATCGGAGCCATTGACGGAGTCGGATCGAGCGTTGCTGGCGGATTTCGCGGGAAAGAAGCGCGTGGTGGTGCGGAACAAGACGGACCTGCCCGCGCAACTGCAATTGCCCGGGCTGATCGAGGCTGAGGCCATCAGCGTGTGCAGTGTCAGCGGCAAAGGCGTGGAGCAATTGAAGGACGCGATGACGCGGCTCGTGTGGTCAGGCGGAGTGGGCGGCGAGATGTCGCAGGTGATGATCAACTCGCGGCATCAGGACGCCCTGGCGCGGTCGCGCTCTGCCCTGTGCAGAACGATCGAAGCCCTGAGTGCAGGTGATACGCTTGAGCTCGCGGCGATGGATTTAAGGATCGCGGTCAATGCCATTGGGGAAATTGTCGGGAAGACCACGACCGAAGATTTGTTGGACATGATCTTCAGCCAGTTTTGCATTGGGAAGTGA